GCAATTTCAGgatcgaatttttttttttgaaattgagtGGAAAACAAGTCTAAATTAcaagataatttaatttgttttggCTTCGGCTGCTATTAACTAACAAGCAACTGAATCTTTgctcatttcttttcttttcttttcttgtttgttCTTATCTCGTTGCAAGTGGATCGTTATaaatttctctctttctctctctctctttttcactttatattcatcattttattttaacttcttGTGTACATGCGATTTTCAGGTTTCTATCGAGTATGGATTATGTGAGATGTTGAGTTCGCAAGCCATTAGACATGATGTTGCACCCAAAGATGGCCATTTTGGTTTCATCATCTCCGAGCTTGAAGCCTTGCTACCAGCTGGGATAGTGGATCACACAGCACAACGAGTGTATGAAGAGGTATGTGGCATCAGTTAtcaaaaccatttaaaaaaaaaaatgtttaaatcTCTGTATATATGCAGAATAACCTTCCTTTTTCTGTTGCATTGCTATCTTTTGTTCTTTTCCCCGAACTCTAGATGCCACAGTGGGAAGAAACAGTGACAGGTACAAGAGTAAGATATGAACATGTTTTCAAGGCACTTGCGGATAAATACCCATCAGAAAACTTGCTGCTTGTCACTCATGGTAAGCTTCATTTCTCATTGCAAATTCATTTATCTTGTATTGATTGTTACAGCCTTAAGGCTCACttcttaaacttttattttgtggttaACATTCATCTTATTtgtcaattttcttttaaattcagGAGAAGGAGTTGGTGTTTCAGTTTCTGCATTCCTGAAAGATGCAACAGTATACGAAGTAGAGTATTGTGCATATTCGGAACTTAGAAGGCGGGTTTTCCAAGAAAACCAGTCATTTACAAGTGACGCCTTTGAGGTGCGTACTAAGAATGGTCAGACTGGCGTCAGTTACTGCTCGTCAATCGCTACACCCAATGGTGGCATAGATGATTCTGCATAACAGTTTTCCAAGCTAGCACTGACTTTACAGTCACATTACTCTGCCCATTCTTTGGGTGCTTTTGGTTCCCTCATCCCTCTTGtcctttttattttgtttgtgCTTGTTTACACAATAATTCTTGTAGCGATTCTTGATTCACTACTAATTGATTGTACGAGTCAAATAGATCCAGGTATTGCTTCATTGGGATCGTTGAAAATTATTCtgaaaaatatgaataaaactATGATTGAACTTCAAACGGGCGAATGAAAATGGTTAAAAATTTCTGAGAAAAGGACATGGTGAACCTAGAATGGACTTGTTTTGCCTGGCGTTTACAATTGACTTAAACTATGAGGGTGATTGGAGGGATTTGATTTTCCCGATTCCGAAGGATAACTTTGTAGTAGTCGTTGAAGCTTTTTCTGGTACATTTCTTTCAATCATGGAAGGCAAAAGATGGGGCTCAATACGTTTCATAATCACCAAAAAGGAATATTAAGCGCTAATGCTCCTACCCCGAGAAATGGTGATAGCGAACTACGCTTGCGAAACATTGAAATAATTTTGTCGAAGATTTTAAAAATAGCTGTCAAGTATTTTTCGTTATTTTTTATGCTTTATGGTTTTTACACAAATTAAGGAAATAATTAGataatttatatgtataaaagAATTAATACTTGATAGAATCTTTACATCTAAATATGTAAcgagcctttttttttttttgagagaaAATGAGAGGGCCGCTCAAGCACCAATCCCCTCTGTCCTGCTAATTACCATAGAACGTGCTAATCAACTCGCGTCCAATTAGAAATGCATTTCTGATTCTTCTAGCTACCCTAACTCTATTTTCCTACACCACCTATGGCCTCGTCGTCTTGGCTCTTAAAGCTGA
The Manihot esculenta cultivar AM560-2 chromosome 1, M.esculenta_v8, whole genome shotgun sequence genome window above contains:
- the LOC110619931 gene encoding uncharacterized protein LOC110619931; translation: MDPSATPNVDGQRREFFQNVVVMRHGDRIDNFEPLWTTTAARPWDPPLVEKGRVRAFRTGRDLKSRLGFPIHRVFVSPFLRCVQTASEVVSALCAVDEYPDVTCGDRIAIDSSKVKVSIEYGLCEMLSSQAIRHDVAPKDGHFGFIISELEALLPAGIVDHTAQRVYEEMPQWEETVTGTRVRYEHVFKALADKYPSENLLLVTHGEGVGVSVSAFLKDATVYEVEYCAYSELRRRVFQENQSFTSDAFEVRTKNGQTGVSYCSSIATPNGGIDDSA